The segment gagcttccccgtgctcgttaccccgaggagctgccggagcttccccgtgctcgttaccccgaggagctgctggagcttccccgtgctcgctaccccgaggagctgccggagcttccccgtgctcgttaccccgaggagctgccggagcttccccgtgcttgttaccccgaggagctgccggagcttccccgtgctcgttaccccgaggagctgccggagcttccccgtgctcgttacccagaggagctgccggagcttccccatgctcgttaccccgaggagctgccggagcttccccgtgctcgttatccagaggagctgccggagcttccccgtgctcgttaccccgaggagctgccggagcttccccgtgctcgttaccccgaggagctgccggagcttccccgtgctcgttaccccgaggagctgccggagccccccCCCATGCtcgttaccccgaggagctgccggagcttccccgtgctctttaccccgaggagctgccggagcttccccgtgctcgttacccagaggagctgccggagcttccctgtgctcgttatccagaggagctgccagagcttccccgtgctcgttaccccgaggagctgccggagcttccccgtgctcgctaccccgaggagctgccggagcttccccgtgctcgttaccctgaggagctgccggagcttccccgtgctcgttatccagaggagctgccggagcccccccgtgctcgttaccccgaggagctgccggagctcccccgtgctcgttacttcgaggagctgccggagcttccccgtgctcgttaccccgaggagctgctggagcttccccgtgctcgttaccccgaggagctgccggagcttccccgtgctcgttaccccgaggagctgccggagcttccccgtgctcgttatccagaggagctgccggagcttccccatgctcgttaccccgaggagctgccggagcttccccgtgctcgttatccagaggagctgctggagcttccccatgctcgttaccccgaggagctgccggagcttccccgtgctcgttaccccgaggagctgccagagcttccccgtgctcgctaccccgaggagctgccggagcttccccgtgctcattaccccgaggagctgccggagcccccccgtgctcgttaccccgaggagctgccggagctcccccgtgctcgttaccccgaggagctgccggagcccccccgtgctcgttaccccgaggagctgccggagcttccccgtgctcgctaccctgaggagctgccggagcttccccgtgctcgctaccccgaggagctgccggagcttccccgtgctcgttatccagaggagctgccggagcttccccgtgctcgttaccccgaggagctgccggagcttccccgtgctcgttatccagaggagctgccggagcttccccgtgctcgttatccagaggagctgccggagcttccccgtgctcgttatccagaggagctgccggagctccaccACACCTGCTACCCAGAAGAGTCGCCGGAGCGACCCTGGACAGACtttctggaggagctgccggacctaccGTCCAGCCCCAGCCGGGATGAacccatgcacctggaccctgCGGAGGACGACCCCAGGATCCAGGTAAGCcccgagggggagtctggaagtagcccaggggcagccgaccgtagtctggctgcagcagaaccagagccaaTGCCAGTGTGTTGTGGcctggatccccactgacacagcggGCTGCCTTCCTCTGTTAGGGCCCCGGactgggacgcagaggagtgggcggcctgtgtcccccctgccaccccactcacgggtggcagtctcccccctTTGCCCCAACGCTCAGGCCCAGAAGCTTGGGCCTCTTACCTTGTACAGGCTGAACTGCTTGCtcacccctgcctgagggtctgagtccGGAACTGTTGTTGTCACCCcaggtagtgaggcggcctggctcccagccgccccagagaggggtgaACCCCCTCTCCCAAGAGCGGACTTCTACAGGGCCCCTTGAGGCAGCGCTGGCTCTTTGACCTGGTGTAAGGGGCTGGCAGAGGGGTGAGGATCTCACCCACGGGCTTTAGGAAAGCCAAGGGGATGCCAAGGTCACCAGCTCATTCTGTTAAGGAAACAAGGGGCATGGCCAAGCTGAGAGTAGCTGGAAAACCCCCATCCATATTTCCAAGGCAGTGCTGGGATTGCTGAGGAAAGGCTCCTGCAGTGAGGAAAGCATGCCCTGCCTccccagggtgtggggaggagattGTGAGGTACCCCGATGCCATGGTGAGGGGCCCCCAGAGTGCAGAAGTGTCCAGCGCCCTGGCATTCACCAGTGGGACTCAGCTTCCATTGTGAACACAGGAagctctgaggacaggacaggcCTAGGGCTGATCTGACCATCTGTCTCCCTGTCACACTCAGGGCCACGTGTTCAGCTTTGTCTCAGCTGCCCGGTCTCTCCTGGCGTCTGCTAGAGAACTGGATTGTGCTGGCTGGGCGACAGAAGGGGGTTGTACAGGATACATCTGCACTCAAACCATTTTCAGTGCCACGTCAAGGGTAATGGTATCAACAGGTCAGTGTCGTCGCAGAAACAGGGCTTCTGAGGCAGGTGCTGTGCTAGTGTTTGCCATCTTGGCTGCCACACCAAGGACTGAACTGGGGATTTCTTGAGTGCCTACAGCTTGAGCTAAGAAGCCAACTGGCCATAGCAGGAGTTGGAACAGCTCCCAGGGGACCTGCGAATGTCCACCAGTGAGTTACAAGATCACAGCGGCTGCCACATACGCCCATGGGACagactggggtgtgggggggggggggctgcgaaACCCAGAACTCTCCCCATTCCTCAGAGAGAAGGGTTAGGCTAGATTAGACTGGAAACTAATCCCGACTTGTATCTAAACCACCACCTCAGGCCAGCTCTCTGCCCCAGGCCACAGCTTCGGGGAGCTAAATCCAGCTCATCTATTCACTCCATGACATAGACGATGTTCTACGACCCACAGCCGCACCCCCAAGGCTGGGAGATCGAGAGCTAAGCCAGGCCCAGGCAGCACGTGAGTGGGAGACAGGCAAAGGCGACCAAGGCTGCAATCAGAAAATTCTTCTCTCCAAGTCCATACTGATCCCAGTGCAGAGGGTGAggccactgtgctgctggaggtgccaGCTTCCAGAGGCTGTCACCACTTCTGGCTGGTGTAGGAAATCAAGCAAAGGGATTGTATCACTTGCCCAACTCCCCATGGAGCGTCAAGGGAAAGGTGCATTGTTAACGTTCTGGCTCAGCTGgtgcacgctgctgcctgctacCCCAGCAGTGGCTGTGGTTCTGGGCTGTGTGGCCAACAGCTAGCCAACCAGCTTTCAACCCCTTTCCCAAACCCAGGGCCTCTTTGGATGAACGGTGTTTCATAAATGGTGGCCTGCTGACTCATGCACAGGACTAGGCGGTGGGAGgcttggattctattcccagctctaccataGATGCCATGGGTGACCTTGAGtgagtcatttcacctctccgtgcctcagtttcacatCTAATGAAATGAGGATGATGACACCTACCCTACTGGGTAAGGTGCTTTGAGCCCCTTGGATGGAACCGTGCGGTGTAAGTGCCAAGTcccccgcccgcccgcccgcgcCCAGGGAAGAGCTCTGTATTGAGTTAGTCCCTGAGAGAAGGGAGACCTAGTCCCAATCACTCTTTGCACAGCAGGGCCAATACAAGCCTGTTCCTGGGAGGTGAAGTGTGGCAACTGCCAGGCTCCACCTCACAtgcgtccgacgaagtgggtattcacccacgaaagctcatgctccaatacttctgtcagtctataaggtgccccaggactctctgttgctttctaAAGAGAGGTGTCCCTCAAGACCCTTCCTGACTAGGCATGTAGAGCAAGGAGTCTGTGGTGGAGGAGGCTTGAAACCCCAGGCTCAATGCTTGCAGGCCGACACCCCAagcactggaccatcctttctccctgaagggaggaaggaagaggatttCAAAGCTGCAGGGTCTAGTATCAGCGCAGGGGTAAGGAACACGGGCTGTTGATCAGCTTGCAATGTGGAAGCTAAGCTCATGCCATGTGGAGAAAAGATTATCGTTAACTCCTTGCATTGCTGTCCAGTTCCTTTGGCGGGCAATGGGCAAAGCTCACAGCTCTGGGTAAGCAGGACATGGGTCACAGCTGGGATCATCTGTGAGATGGACACCTCCTCACTACGACTGGCCTGagacccagccaggctgctgaccAGTCACCCACAGGAAGGAGTGGAAGCAACAGGAACACAGACAGCCAAACTCTTCCCCAGCAAGGCACTGCGGAGGCTTCTGTAGACCTCACTGATCAAAGCAAGGGCTTTGCATCTTCTGCCACTTAGCAGCCAGCTCAGCTCAGCGTGTGGCTTGGCGCCTCATGAGTTCTGATGAGGGGGATATGGCTCTGGCCCAGGAACCCATTTCGCACAGGGGCAAGGTTAAGAACAGGACTGGCAGGTGGGAGCAGTGCGTCTGAATCTGCAGCGCTGCCCCTTCCCGGGGGAGAGACCAGAATCCACAACAGAGGCAGATGAGGGATAATGTGGCTTGAGGGAATCAGTAACCCCAAGAGGTGTCACAATCATCAGCCCCATATTTACACAGAGAAGGGCCGAGAGTTTGCCCAGACAAGACTGGCTCAGCCTGTACTCCTAGCCCCACCTTTGCTGAGCACTGCCCACATCTTACTCCTCACTAGACTTGGGCTTGGCTGGACCTTGGAACTGGGGTGTGAGGGTGAGTCAGGGCTGGGATTTGGATGCCAGGATCCCAAACTCCACTGAGCTGTTGTGAGGAGATTTCAAATCCATAGGGTGGAAATCTCCCTGGATCATCTGACCGCTTAAGACTGCCACTGTCTTGAGTCAGAcagttccctccccctcccaatgGCCCATGTGCCCAAAGCCTTTGTGAGGAAGCAAGTGAGAAGCGACAGGCTGGTGTTTTACGTCTCAGTTTTActctgggcaggaggggctgtTATACACAGAAGCACTAGCCCAGTAGCACAcaaggctgcagagcagagatGGCTACATCTATGCGGGGAGGATCTGCGCCGGCAGGTCAGCATGTCTCTTTCTCCCTGAAGGAAACCTGGAACGATATCTCACAACCTCTGcctggaagggagaaaggaaatgCTGCTTAGACATCAATGACCTTCCAAATGCTTAGCCAGGACTTGTAGCATAGCCAGCAGCCCCTCCCATAGCTGCTTAGCCCAGGCTAGAACTTAGGGAGACCCTGGGTGGTGACACAGAACCAGAAAGACCCATGGGGTCTGTAAGTGTCCAACAACCCTGAATCCCTTTCTAGTCATTACAGCCCTGTCCTGTCTCTGCCACCAGGGCCCCACGCTCCCTTTAATGAGGGGACAGACATATTTTTGGTGAGCTCCAATTTGGGCCAGAGCAAAAAATATTCCTTGTAAGTCACTGGGCAATCCCTGCATGAGACTGCATGGTAGTGTAAAGGCCGGCAGTGTTCAACACATCCCACGCTGGAGGCAGGTGCTGCTCCTGCTGGGAAAGGGTTAACTGGATTGTACTAACTCCGAGGTGGGTGATTCATTACCCCCGCCTCCAGAAATAAGAGAGGTGGGTGTGGTTCTTTAGAGAGAGGATCTAGGGTGAGGACTGAACAGTCCTGAGGGAGGAACTGGAGAAGCAGCCCAGGCTGCAAAGCAGGTTGAGATGAACTTTATGTTCATTTTGATGTTCAGAGGGACAGTGCCTGTGGGCCATGTCTCAAGCAGGCTGGGAATGGCACTCGCTCAGAGAGAGCCTCTCAAAAGGCACACGCTGTATAAACACCTCTGGCGTGCTCTCCAGTCTGGAGCAGTGGAAGAGAAGCCACACATCCCCCTGGAGAAGGGCTCCTACTCACCTATGCAGCCTCCGTCATGCATTTGTCTGGGGAGAGAAGGACAAATAGAGATCAGCTGCCATGGGCACCCACCTTTGGAGAGCCCCACTGGACAGAACCCATGGAGGGAACCCAGCGTGAGCCTCTGCTTAGTGCTTCCCTGGGCTGTTAGCCAGGTGCAGGAAAGCTCAGCGACGGGTGCAGTTCCTTCTTGCTCATTTGCTGCTGGTTATAGCAGATCCAGCTCCACCAACCTTGGGAGCCGGTGAGGGGCTACCTGGCTTCCCACACACCTCAGGTGAGTTGTGCAGCAGAAAGCAGAGAGCCTTTCCCCCCGCCCCAAGGAAGGGCTGTGAGAGCAGAGAAAGCTGGTCCACCAGCACTCCCCGCGAGGGAGCACTGCCATCAAGGACCAGCTGTCATAGTCACTGGCACGTGCTGCAGGCAACTGACATTTGTTTAAAGGCGTATTGGGTGGAGCCTCTTCTGTTCCCATTAAAAAGAGACATGCCCAGTTTGAGGCACAATTAAATGTCCCTGCTCAATGCCGGATTGGAATAGCAGAGAGCTGCAGGTCGTGATTGAGGAGCGTCGGCCGAGCCGTGCAGGGTTTAGGGCAGGACCAGCAGGGGGTCGGGGCGGAGGGGCATGGGCTGAGCCGTGTGGGGTTCGGGGCGGGACTGGCAGGGGGTCCGGACAGAGGGGCGTGGGCCGAGCCGGGCGGGATCAGCAGGGGGTCAGGACGGAGGGGTGTGGGCCGAGCCGTGCAGGATTCGGGGCGGGACCGGCAGGGGGTCCAGATGGAGGGGCAATGGCAGAGGGATTAGCAGGGGCACTGCAGTGCTTTGCTACTTCAGGAAGCTTTGCAGTTTGCCCACACTGTGCCTGCCCTGGGCCGGTCCCATTAGTCCCAGACATTGCTGGGCTCTCTGTCAGGGAGCAGGACCTGCCCTGCCTCCTTTCCAATGGGTTTAGCGACTTTAAACTTATTTGGCGACTAGACGTCGCCTCTGTTCCACATCCCCATGCCCTCAGGAGACGGCTGGGCTGCTGCACTAGGGCTGAACCTCACAGCTCGTGCTCACTCCTGCGAACAAGAGTCAGCAAGATTTTTTTGTCTGCTGTGGTGGGGCGAGTGCAGATGCTGGGTGTTCTGGGTGAATCCCTCGGTCGGCCGTCTCCTCTGCCCTCCAATGTGTGCAGAGAGCTGAGCTCCTGCAGAACGGGGTCTGGGGGCTGACGGACCTGCCAGCAGTGAGGATAGGCCTTTGCTGCTTTGTGCCCCTGATTCCACTAGCGCAGCCCAGGTTCATGAGGGGCTGGCACTCACAGTCCAGCATCCTTCCCAGTCCAGGCAGGTTAAACTCCAGACATGGAAGAGTCCTCGTTTAGCGGAGGGTTTGCAAAGAGGTGAACACTGCAATCCCCTTGGACGCAAAACCAAATGTCAAAGAGAGCAGCAGCTAATCCAAAGTGTGGGTCAGCTCTTTGATCGAGCTTGTGGACTGGCTAGCTGCTGAGGACATCACTCCACATTCAATCCTAGCCTAGGGCCCAGGAGCAGTGAGCTTTACATTGCTCAGAGAAGCGGGGAGCATTTCCTGGCCGTATGTGTAAGAGTCACAGGCTCTTTCAAGTGATGGTGCTTGGCCAATGCTGCCAAGTGGATCAGCAATTTCCCCTCTGGTTCAGAGCAATGGAGGCAGCATCCAGCACAGCTGGAGTTATTAGATAATTAGGGGAATGTGTACAGTGCCAGTGAGTTTCAGGGACACTGAGCACCCTCCATTTCCAATCAAGTCAGCAGGGGCCAAATTTAGGAGCCTCTCTTTGGACACAAATGGCCAGATTGAGGCACCTACATAGGACAAGGCTGGGCTAGAGcccaagttccctctaagctgcgtggcTGCCCTGCAGGCTATCAAGGGCCACGCaggtggggagaggcacctctcccctgaCTCTGGCCTCAGAGCTACCACGGCCGGGGGAAAgtgcctctcccctggccccaggctgctacGGCAAGAGAGGGCTGGGAGGAGTTCTGTCTCTACACCGCAGTCTCGGGGAAGCCTGCAACCcgaactcctctccccagcccctccctagacgcacacccccagccagagctcttacCTGCCCACACACCcaatccctctgccccagccctgagccccctcccacactccaaacccctcagccccacccccatcacatatcacctccatattggtgcacatgtCACtccgcacatggatgtaaaaaactAGAGAGAACATTGGCTAGAGCTACATGGCTGGGAACACAGCACACAAGCAATCTGCATTGCAGCCAGGCTTGCCAAGTGCCCCCTAGGCTCCCCTGAGCTCCACGGGGCATTTCTCCCACTCTTATCTCTTGTCTTGTTTACCTACGGTTTGTTCTTACCAGTTTTTGGCAGGAGGAGAATAGCATCTTCTGGGAGCCCCTGCGCCAAGGAGAACTGGGTGAACTTCTCCTGTAGTTTGGGGTTCAGCTCCGTAGTTctgcctgcagccagggaagCAAGATGCTTGGGGTGAGAGTGAGCCCCTCCCGCTACAATCAGTCCATCCATGCCAGCCTATGTGTCAGCACTAGGCACCAGAGACCCACAACCCAAGGTCTGTGTCCGGCAGCCTCACCAGCGAATCCCCTTTCTGTGCATCACAACCAGCCTTGCCTCAGCTTGGGACACAAAAGCCACTGCCCTACCACTGGGCTCTGAGGCAGATCCTCTGGTTCTGCAGGGCCCcaggaccccagccagctccttccTGGGGATGAGCCCCCATCTCCTCAGGGCAGAGCCTGCAGAAATTCAAACTAGAGCCATGTGGAGTGGAAGAGGGTGTCTCTCAGATGAGTGGCTGGAGGGCTGGAGTAGAGCTCTGTGTGTCTGCTGGCAGAGTTGCCCAATGTACAGGACAGAGGTGCCGCCCCGGGGCCACATACCGTACAGAGTCACCATGGTGGAGGTGTCGGTGCCCTTGAACTTCTTGGCATGCAGCAGGGCGTACTCGTCGTAGTTGGTCTCCACCACACGGATGTCGTGCTTGCTGCCCCAGCCTGCAGGGGGCATGGACAGAGGTGCAGGGCAGAGATGAGCAAGCACAAATACCAGTGCATATATGGAGCAGGGCTCCCCCCCGCAGCCTGACACCCCCAGCTAACGAGCGGGGCTCCCCCCCTAGTCTTGACACCCAGAGCTAACGAGCAGGGCTCCCCCCAGGCTTGACACCCCCAGCTAACGAGCAGGGCTCCCCCCCAGGCCTGACACCCCCAGCTAACGAGCGGGGCTCCCCCCCAGGCCTGACACCCCCAGCTAACAAGCAGGGCTCCCCCCGCAGTCTTGACACCCGCAGCTAACGAGCAGGGCTCCCCCCAGGCTTGACACCCCCAGCTAACGAGCAGGGCTCCCCCCCCCAGGCCTGACACCCCCAGCTAATGAGTGGTAGGTGCCACTGCCCCGCAGCTGGTGTAAACAGGCATTGCCACCAGTGGAGCGGAGCCAATTCATGCCAGCTGGTAGGGAGGCCACACCCCCAATTCTGAGCCCGACAATCCTCTCTTTGGGTGGTTTGTCCCCCATCTGGTACTGAGACAAAACCGCACATGGTTTTGCCAAATATTGGACCGGTTACAGGATTTTGAAGAGCCCTATGCCAGGGCACGCTGGCCGGAGCAGGCAGTGCGCTCTTCCGCATGATGCCCCATGCAGCGGGACTTGGAACGCCCAAAGCAGCATTTGGTTCTAGAGACACAATTTTGTTAGGTGCCTCCTGCTCTGCCAATCCAAATGCTCCTGTCACTCTGCCAGAGACTCAGACGCAGGCTGGGAGGCTCCACAGTGGTGACCCTAGAGCCCAGCATGGTCACTCGACAGATCCATGTCAAAAACTGCCGAGATGACTGAAATGCAGGGCTCTGGTTAGCCAAGGTGCCCTGCACCCCTGCTCCCACTAACTCCACAGCGCTCCCACCCCTGAGTCAGGCCGTGGCAGAGTGTGGGTCAGGATCCAGGAATCCAGTCCCGACGGCACTCGTTCTGGTGCCCGCTGCCCTGGCCCATTGCACGCACGCTTTCTACAGAGGCAACTGGACACCTGTGCTGGCCTCATTCTCAGGCTGAGCTCCTCAATCGCTGCTAAATCCTTGAGCTAAATCTGCTCCCATTCGGGACTGGTCGGGAGCTGGAAGGTGCCTCTAAGGAGAAAACTGTGGGTTTATTTAACTAATGACTCCAGCCCATCCTGCCCAACAAAGGGCAGACTGTCTTGCTCTCAGCTGCCTGGCACTGCCCGAAGCACAGCGTGCCAGGGCACAGCGAGATGCTGTAATGGAGCCAGCACTGCAAGCACATGTACTCACGTGGGCTGGTGTAGCTGAATCGGCCTGGCTGCTCTGTCTTGATGTAAAGGCTGTTCCTCTTCTCGCACCGATCAaacctggggcagcacatgggaAAGGCAGAGAACAAGCATGTTAGCAGGCTGAGGGAATGCGATTTTCCCATTGCCCCCACCAGCAATGGAGGGAGATCCAGCGTCCAGCTGGTGGTGGGCAATGCTTGACACCTGGCTGggctctcttcctcttccttacaCGTGTACCTGGGTCTCATCTCATACCCCTGCAGTCCACTGGCTTCCACACTGCCACTGGCACAAGGTGGAGGAGATTCAGATCCTGAGGTCTTTAAAACCAGGAGCCCCTGGGCTTGGGAGAGACACATGTGTCTCCTGCACTCTGGCATCTGAGccttcagctcccactggcttcagtggaagcaAGGGCCAGTCAGTACCTTGCAGGAACCAGTGTGGGTGGATCCCCTATGGCCACTGCTGGGAGAACTGAAATTCCCCAAACTCCACCAGCCAGACCCCACCCTTGGGTGCACAGCAAGCTGAGAGGTGCGACCCCCATGCTGCTGCCTTTCCCATACTGCTGAGAGAATCCCAAACCCCCTCTAGGGGGCACAAGAGCCCAAGCTGGGATCCTCCAGCAT is part of the Gopherus flavomarginatus isolate rGopFla2 chromosome 17, rGopFla2.mat.asm, whole genome shotgun sequence genome and harbors:
- the PTGDS gene encoding prostaglandin-H2 D-isomerase, whose translation is MQATLLSLLGLALFSVLHGQEEVTVQPDFQQEKFTGKWYSIGLASSSRWFMEKKQVLKMCTTVITPTADGNLNVTSTYPKFDRCEKRNSLYIKTEQPGRFSYTSPRWGSKHDIRVVETNYDEYALLHAKKFKGTDTSTMVTLYGRTTELNPKLQEKFTQFSLAQGLPEDAILLLPKTDKCMTEAA